A DNA window from Limanda limanda chromosome 6, fLimLim1.1, whole genome shotgun sequence contains the following coding sequences:
- the arrb1 gene encoding beta-arrestin-1 isoform X4 codes for MGDKGTRVFKKASPNGKLTVYLGKRDFVDHVDLVEPVDGVVLIDPEYLKERKVFVTLTCAFRYGREDLDVLGLTFRKDLFVSNIQSFPPLPEEKKSLTRLQERLIKKLGEHAYPFTFEIPVNLPCSVTLQPGPEDTGKACGVDFEVKAFCAENVEEKIHKRNSVRLVIRKVQYAPEKPGPQPTAETTRQFLMSDKPLHLEASLDKEIYYHGEPISVNVHVTNNTNKTVKKMKISVRQYADICLFNTAQYKCPVATEESDDVVAPSSTFCKVFTLTPFLANNREKRGLALDGKLKHEDTNLASSTLLREGANKEILGIIVSYKVKVKLVVSRGGDVSVELPFTLMNQKPHTHIPPPPPPTAADEAPVDTNLIEFDTK; via the exons GGTGTTTAAGAAAGCGAGTCCCAATGGAAAG CTCACCGTCTACCTGGGGAAGAGAGACTTCGTGGACCACGTGGACCTGGTGGAGCCCGTGG ATGGAGTCGTCCTGATTGACCCGGAGTAcctgaaggaaaggaaag TGTTCGTGACTCTGACGTGTGCGTTCCGTTACGGCCGCGAGGATCTGGACGTCCTCGGGCTGACGTTTCGTAAAGACCTGTTTGTTTCTAACATCCAGTCGTTTCCTCCGCTGCccgaggagaagaagagccTCACTCGACTTCAGGAGCGCCTGATCAAAAAGCTGGGAGAACACGCCTACCCGTTCACCTTCGAG ATTCCTGTGAACCTGCCGTGCTCCGTCACCCTGCAGCCGGGACCCGAGGACACTGGGAAG GCCTGCGGAGTCGACTTCGAGGTGAAAGCTTTCTGTGCAGAAAACGTTGAAGAAAAGATCCACAAAAG GAACTCCGTGCGTCTGGTGATCCGGAAGGTTCAGTACGCCCCCGAGAAGCCGGGTCCGCAGCCCACGGCAGAAACCACCCGGCAGTTCCTGATGTCGGACAAACCGCTGCACCTGGAGGCGTCTCTGGACAAAGAA ATCTATTACCACGGAGAACCCATCAGTGTCAACGTCCACGtcaccaacaacacaaacaagacggtgaagaagatgaagatctCAG TGCGACAGTACGCAGACATCTGCCTCTTCAACACAGCTCAGTACAAATGTCCGGTGGCCACCGAGGAGTCCGA TGACGTGGTCGCTCCCAGTTCCACCTTCTGTAAAGTCTTCACCCTCACGCCGTTCCTCGCCAACAACCGAGAGAAACGCGGCCTGGCGCTGGACGGGAAGCTGAAGCACGAGGACACCAACCTGGCGTCCAGCACGCT GTTGAGAGAAGGAGCCAACAAGGAGATCCTCGGGATCATCGTCTCCTACAAGGTCAAGGTGAAGCTGGTGGTGTCTCGCGGAGG CGACGTCTCCGTCGAGCTGCCGTTCACTTTAATGAACCAGAAACC acacacacaca tcccccccccccccccccccacagctgcAGATGAAGCTCCGGTCGATACAAACCTCATCGAGTTTGACACAAAGTAA
- the arrb1 gene encoding beta-arrestin-1 isoform X5: MGDKGTRVFKKASPNGKLTVYLGKRDFVDHVDLVEPVVFVTLTCAFRYGREDLDVLGLTFRKDLFVSNIQSFPPLPEEKKSLTRLQERLIKKLGEHAYPFTFEIPVNLPCSVTLQPGPEDTGKACGVDFEVKAFCAENVEEKIHKRNSVRLVIRKVQYAPEKPGPQPTAETTRQFLMSDKPLHLEASLDKEIYYHGEPISVNVHVTNNTNKTVKKMKISVRQYADICLFNTAQYKCPVATEESDDVVAPSSTFCKVFTLTPFLANNREKRGLALDGKLKHEDTNLASSTLLREGANKEILGIIVSYKVKVKLVVSRGGDVSVELPFTLMNQKPHTHIPPPPPPTAADEAPVDTNLIEFDTK; this comes from the exons GGTGTTTAAGAAAGCGAGTCCCAATGGAAAG CTCACCGTCTACCTGGGGAAGAGAGACTTCGTGGACCACGTGGACCTGGTGGAGCCCGTGG TGTTCGTGACTCTGACGTGTGCGTTCCGTTACGGCCGCGAGGATCTGGACGTCCTCGGGCTGACGTTTCGTAAAGACCTGTTTGTTTCTAACATCCAGTCGTTTCCTCCGCTGCccgaggagaagaagagccTCACTCGACTTCAGGAGCGCCTGATCAAAAAGCTGGGAGAACACGCCTACCCGTTCACCTTCGAG ATTCCTGTGAACCTGCCGTGCTCCGTCACCCTGCAGCCGGGACCCGAGGACACTGGGAAG GCCTGCGGAGTCGACTTCGAGGTGAAAGCTTTCTGTGCAGAAAACGTTGAAGAAAAGATCCACAAAAG GAACTCCGTGCGTCTGGTGATCCGGAAGGTTCAGTACGCCCCCGAGAAGCCGGGTCCGCAGCCCACGGCAGAAACCACCCGGCAGTTCCTGATGTCGGACAAACCGCTGCACCTGGAGGCGTCTCTGGACAAAGAA ATCTATTACCACGGAGAACCCATCAGTGTCAACGTCCACGtcaccaacaacacaaacaagacggtgaagaagatgaagatctCAG TGCGACAGTACGCAGACATCTGCCTCTTCAACACAGCTCAGTACAAATGTCCGGTGGCCACCGAGGAGTCCGA TGACGTGGTCGCTCCCAGTTCCACCTTCTGTAAAGTCTTCACCCTCACGCCGTTCCTCGCCAACAACCGAGAGAAACGCGGCCTGGCGCTGGACGGGAAGCTGAAGCACGAGGACACCAACCTGGCGTCCAGCACGCT GTTGAGAGAAGGAGCCAACAAGGAGATCCTCGGGATCATCGTCTCCTACAAGGTCAAGGTGAAGCTGGTGGTGTCTCGCGGAGG CGACGTCTCCGTCGAGCTGCCGTTCACTTTAATGAACCAGAAACC acacacacaca tcccccccccccccccccccacagctgcAGATGAAGCTCCGGTCGATACAAACCTCATCGAGTTTGACACAAAGTAA
- the arrb1 gene encoding beta-arrestin-1 isoform X2 has protein sequence MGDKGTRVFKKASPNGKLTVYLGKRDFVDHVDLVEPVDGVVLIDPEYLKERKVFVTLTCAFRYGREDLDVLGLTFRKDLFVSNIQSFPPLPEEKKSLTRLQERLIKKLGEHAYPFTFEIPVNLPCSVTLQPGPEDTGKACGVDFEVKAFCAENVEEKIHKRNSVRLVIRKVQYAPEKPGPQPTAETTRQFLMSDKPLHLEASLDKEIYYHGEPISVNVHVTNNTNKTVKKMKISVRQYADICLFNTAQYKCPVATEESDDVVAPSSTFCKVFTLTPFLANNREKRGLALDGKLKHEDTNLASSTLLREGANKEILGIIVSYKVKVKLVVSRGGDVSVELPFTLMNQKPLEDSLYRDAADEAPVDTNLIEFDTNDDDIIFEDFARQRLIGPKNDNDEDEEPVDSPQLNDR, from the exons GGTGTTTAAGAAAGCGAGTCCCAATGGAAAG CTCACCGTCTACCTGGGGAAGAGAGACTTCGTGGACCACGTGGACCTGGTGGAGCCCGTGG ATGGAGTCGTCCTGATTGACCCGGAGTAcctgaaggaaaggaaag TGTTCGTGACTCTGACGTGTGCGTTCCGTTACGGCCGCGAGGATCTGGACGTCCTCGGGCTGACGTTTCGTAAAGACCTGTTTGTTTCTAACATCCAGTCGTTTCCTCCGCTGCccgaggagaagaagagccTCACTCGACTTCAGGAGCGCCTGATCAAAAAGCTGGGAGAACACGCCTACCCGTTCACCTTCGAG ATTCCTGTGAACCTGCCGTGCTCCGTCACCCTGCAGCCGGGACCCGAGGACACTGGGAAG GCCTGCGGAGTCGACTTCGAGGTGAAAGCTTTCTGTGCAGAAAACGTTGAAGAAAAGATCCACAAAAG GAACTCCGTGCGTCTGGTGATCCGGAAGGTTCAGTACGCCCCCGAGAAGCCGGGTCCGCAGCCCACGGCAGAAACCACCCGGCAGTTCCTGATGTCGGACAAACCGCTGCACCTGGAGGCGTCTCTGGACAAAGAA ATCTATTACCACGGAGAACCCATCAGTGTCAACGTCCACGtcaccaacaacacaaacaagacggtgaagaagatgaagatctCAG TGCGACAGTACGCAGACATCTGCCTCTTCAACACAGCTCAGTACAAATGTCCGGTGGCCACCGAGGAGTCCGA TGACGTGGTCGCTCCCAGTTCCACCTTCTGTAAAGTCTTCACCCTCACGCCGTTCCTCGCCAACAACCGAGAGAAACGCGGCCTGGCGCTGGACGGGAAGCTGAAGCACGAGGACACCAACCTGGCGTCCAGCACGCT GTTGAGAGAAGGAGCCAACAAGGAGATCCTCGGGATCATCGTCTCCTACAAGGTCAAGGTGAAGCTGGTGGTGTCTCGCGGAGG CGACGTCTCCGTCGAGCTGCCGTTCACTTTAATGAACCAGAAACCGTTAGAGGACAGTTTGTACAGAGacg ctgcAGATGAAGCTCCGGTCGATACAAACCTCATCGAGTTTGACACAAA tGATGATGACATCATCTTCGAAGACTTTGCCCGCCAGCGGCTGATTGGGCCAAAAAACGATAATGACGAAGACGAGGAGCCGGTGGACTCGCCACAACTCAACGACAGATAA
- the arrb1 gene encoding beta-arrestin-1 isoform X1, producing MGDKGTRVFKKASPNGKLTVYLGKRDFVDHVDLVEPVDGVVLIDPEYLKERKVFVTLTCAFRYGREDLDVLGLTFRKDLFVSNIQSFPPLPEEKKSLTRLQERLIKKLGEHAYPFTFEIPVNLPCSVTLQPGPEDTGKACGVDFEVKAFCAENVEEKIHKRNSVRLVIRKVQYAPEKPGPQPTAETTRQFLMSDKPLHLEASLDKEIYYHGEPISVNVHVTNNTNKTVKKMKISVRQYADICLFNTAQYKCPVATEESDDVVAPSSTFCKVFTLTPFLANNREKRGLALDGKLKHEDTNLASSTLLREGANKEILGIIVSYKVKVKLVVSRGGLLGDLAASDVSVELPFTLMNQKPLEDSLYRDAADEAPVDTNLIEFDTNDDDIIFEDFARQRLIGPKNDNDEDEEPVDSPQLNDR from the exons GGTGTTTAAGAAAGCGAGTCCCAATGGAAAG CTCACCGTCTACCTGGGGAAGAGAGACTTCGTGGACCACGTGGACCTGGTGGAGCCCGTGG ATGGAGTCGTCCTGATTGACCCGGAGTAcctgaaggaaaggaaag TGTTCGTGACTCTGACGTGTGCGTTCCGTTACGGCCGCGAGGATCTGGACGTCCTCGGGCTGACGTTTCGTAAAGACCTGTTTGTTTCTAACATCCAGTCGTTTCCTCCGCTGCccgaggagaagaagagccTCACTCGACTTCAGGAGCGCCTGATCAAAAAGCTGGGAGAACACGCCTACCCGTTCACCTTCGAG ATTCCTGTGAACCTGCCGTGCTCCGTCACCCTGCAGCCGGGACCCGAGGACACTGGGAAG GCCTGCGGAGTCGACTTCGAGGTGAAAGCTTTCTGTGCAGAAAACGTTGAAGAAAAGATCCACAAAAG GAACTCCGTGCGTCTGGTGATCCGGAAGGTTCAGTACGCCCCCGAGAAGCCGGGTCCGCAGCCCACGGCAGAAACCACCCGGCAGTTCCTGATGTCGGACAAACCGCTGCACCTGGAGGCGTCTCTGGACAAAGAA ATCTATTACCACGGAGAACCCATCAGTGTCAACGTCCACGtcaccaacaacacaaacaagacggtgaagaagatgaagatctCAG TGCGACAGTACGCAGACATCTGCCTCTTCAACACAGCTCAGTACAAATGTCCGGTGGCCACCGAGGAGTCCGA TGACGTGGTCGCTCCCAGTTCCACCTTCTGTAAAGTCTTCACCCTCACGCCGTTCCTCGCCAACAACCGAGAGAAACGCGGCCTGGCGCTGGACGGGAAGCTGAAGCACGAGGACACCAACCTGGCGTCCAGCACGCT GTTGAGAGAAGGAGCCAACAAGGAGATCCTCGGGATCATCGTCTCCTACAAGGTCAAGGTGAAGCTGGTGGTGTCTCGCGGAGG GCTCCTGGGAGACCTGGCGGCGAG CGACGTCTCCGTCGAGCTGCCGTTCACTTTAATGAACCAGAAACCGTTAGAGGACAGTTTGTACAGAGacg ctgcAGATGAAGCTCCGGTCGATACAAACCTCATCGAGTTTGACACAAA tGATGATGACATCATCTTCGAAGACTTTGCCCGCCAGCGGCTGATTGGGCCAAAAAACGATAATGACGAAGACGAGGAGCCGGTGGACTCGCCACAACTCAACGACAGATAA
- the arrb1 gene encoding beta-arrestin-1 isoform X3, which translates to MGDKGTRVFKKASPNGKLTVYLGKRDFVDHVDLVEPVDGVVLIDPEYLKERKVFVTLTCAFRYGREDLDVLGLTFRKDLFVSNIQSFPPLPEEKKSLTRLQERLIKKLGEHAYPFTFEIPVNLPCSVTLQPGPEDTGKACGVDFEVKAFCAENVEEKIHKRNSVRLVIRKVQYAPEKPGPQPTAETTRQFLMSDKPLHLEASLDKEIYYHGEPISVNVHVTNNTNKTVKKMKISVRQYADICLFNTAQYKCPVATEESDDVVAPSSTFCKVFTLTPFLANNREKRGLALDGKLKHEDTNLASSTLLREGANKEILGIIVSYKVKVKLVVSRGGDVSVELPFTLMNQKPLEPPPPPPTAADEAPVDTNLIEFDTK; encoded by the exons GGTGTTTAAGAAAGCGAGTCCCAATGGAAAG CTCACCGTCTACCTGGGGAAGAGAGACTTCGTGGACCACGTGGACCTGGTGGAGCCCGTGG ATGGAGTCGTCCTGATTGACCCGGAGTAcctgaaggaaaggaaag TGTTCGTGACTCTGACGTGTGCGTTCCGTTACGGCCGCGAGGATCTGGACGTCCTCGGGCTGACGTTTCGTAAAGACCTGTTTGTTTCTAACATCCAGTCGTTTCCTCCGCTGCccgaggagaagaagagccTCACTCGACTTCAGGAGCGCCTGATCAAAAAGCTGGGAGAACACGCCTACCCGTTCACCTTCGAG ATTCCTGTGAACCTGCCGTGCTCCGTCACCCTGCAGCCGGGACCCGAGGACACTGGGAAG GCCTGCGGAGTCGACTTCGAGGTGAAAGCTTTCTGTGCAGAAAACGTTGAAGAAAAGATCCACAAAAG GAACTCCGTGCGTCTGGTGATCCGGAAGGTTCAGTACGCCCCCGAGAAGCCGGGTCCGCAGCCCACGGCAGAAACCACCCGGCAGTTCCTGATGTCGGACAAACCGCTGCACCTGGAGGCGTCTCTGGACAAAGAA ATCTATTACCACGGAGAACCCATCAGTGTCAACGTCCACGtcaccaacaacacaaacaagacggtgaagaagatgaagatctCAG TGCGACAGTACGCAGACATCTGCCTCTTCAACACAGCTCAGTACAAATGTCCGGTGGCCACCGAGGAGTCCGA TGACGTGGTCGCTCCCAGTTCCACCTTCTGTAAAGTCTTCACCCTCACGCCGTTCCTCGCCAACAACCGAGAGAAACGCGGCCTGGCGCTGGACGGGAAGCTGAAGCACGAGGACACCAACCTGGCGTCCAGCACGCT GTTGAGAGAAGGAGCCAACAAGGAGATCCTCGGGATCATCGTCTCCTACAAGGTCAAGGTGAAGCTGGTGGTGTCTCGCGGAGG CGACGTCTCCGTCGAGCTGCCGTTCACTTTAATGAACCAGAAACCGTTAGAG ccccccccccccccccccacagctgcAGATGAAGCTCCGGTCGATACAAACCTCATCGAGTTTGACACAAAGTAA
- the LOC133003059 gene encoding olfactory receptor 52L1-like, with the protein MLDSPPSWNFSHDSFVLRGFPELQRQRRLLALPFLASYASVLLGNSVLVHVIRGVERLHSPMYLLIGTLCVVDILVATAIVPNALLGLLFDWNHISLAGCLTQMFFTHFLSSVESTLLLAMALDRYVAICQPLRYADIIDSSMLVRLLLFTLIRSGSIMAALVGLAGSLWFCDSNVIRHCYCDHMALVSLACDDTQKNSTAGLVVIVCFVGVDISLIILSYMKILSVVLRAAAAGEERWKAFHTCGTHLMVMMCFYLVGSVSFLSHNLHLHVPTEVNTFMGLVYILFPATVNPVIYGVRTKEIRKGFKRIFKLREKKLTKTKVSPSAQSDVTCFQ; encoded by the coding sequence ATGTTGGATTCCCCCCCGAGCTGGAACTTCTCCCACGACTCCTTCGTGCTCCGGGGGTTTCCGGAGCTGCAGCGACAGCGCCGCCTGCTGGCGCTGCCCTTCCTGGCCTCGTACGCGTCCGTGCTGCTGGGGAACTCGGTGCTGGTGCACGTGATCCGTGGCGTGGAGCGTCTGCACAGCCCCATGTACCTGCTCATCGGCACGCTCTGCGTGGTCGACATCCTGGTGGCGACCGCCATCGTCCCCAACGCGCTGCTCGGCCTCCTGTTCGACTGGAACCACATCTCATTGGCCGGCTGCCTGACTCAGATGTTCttcactcacttcctgtcctcggTCGAGTCCACGCTGCTGCTGGCGATGGCGTTGGACCGCTACGTGGCCATCTGCCAGCCGCTGCGCTACGCTGACATCATCGACTCCTCGATGCTGGTGCGGCTGCTGCTCTTCACTCTGATCCGCAGCGGCTCCATCATGGCGGCGCTGGTCGGTTTGGCGGGTTCACTGTGGTTCTGCGACTCCAACGTCATCAGGCACTGCTACTGCGACCACATGGCGCTGGTGAGTCTGGCGTGCGACGACACGCAGAAGAACAGCACAGCGGGCCTGGTGGTGATCGTCTGCTTTGTGGGCGTCGACATTTCACTCATCATCCTCTCCTACATGAAGATCCTGAGCGTGGTCTTGCGAGCGGCGGCGGCCGGCGAGGAGCGCTGGAAGGCGTTTCACACCTGCGGCACTCACCTGATGGTCATGATGTGTTTCTACCTGGTGGGCAGCGTCTCCTTCCTGTCGCACAACCTCCACCTCCACGTTCCCACGGAGGTCAACACCTTCATGGGACTCGTGTACATCCTGTTCCCCGCCACCGTCAACCCCGTCATCTACGGCGTTCGGACCAAGGAAATACGAAAAGGGTTTAAAAGGATTTTTAAACTGAGAGAAAAGAAACTAACGAAAACCAAAGTTTCTCCTTCTGCACAAAGTGACGTCACATGTTTTCAATAA
- the LOC133003060 gene encoding olfactory receptor 52K1-like, with translation MKDSDQSLLKLQLLRKQRIMGNIQWVNTLRHRVDQLVWLQGALLLNRLSRTLWDERTKETKETKETKETKDTKDTKETKETKETKETKETKETKETKETKETKETKETKETKETMSDNVSSHHHFVLGGFSDLGALRPLLFLPFFLMLVVSLAANSLLLYVIVSQRSLHSPMYLLIAAMACVDLGLPLFFVPSMLLNFLFGWGGISLTGCLLQMFSVHFLGALQSTLLLCMALDRYFAICTPLIYHKHTSVRRFLCFVIPLVVRNVLMVSLVVILAGNLSFCLGNVVAHCFCEHMALVELACGDTATNSAVGLIGVSLIPVVDFFFIITSYVVIFSSVMRSGKSGIKALHTCVTHIVVMAVSLTIVLTAFLAYRIRNRLPASVRIFLSIMYLLFPSCFNPIIYGVRTSEIRRHIVNMLTLRRCVADLS, from the exons atgaaggaTTCTGATCAGAGTTTGTtaaagctgcagctcctcaggaagcagaggatcatgggtaatatccagtggGTCAACACATTGAGACACAGAGTAGATcagcttgtgtggctgcagggggcgctgttgctca acaGACTGAGCAGGACGCTGTGGGACGAGAGGACGAAGGAGACGAAGGAGACGAAGGAGACGAAGGAGACGAAGGACACGAAGGACACGAAGGAGACGAAGGAGACGAAGGAGACGAAGGAGACGAAGGAGACGAAGGAGACGAAGGAGACGAAGGAGACGAAGGAGACGAAGGAGACAAAGGAGACGAAGGAGACGAAGGAGACGATGAGCGATAACGTCTCTTCCCACCATCACTTCGTCCTCGGGGGCTTCAGTGACCTCGGGGCTCTGAggcccctcctcttcctccctttcttcctcATGCTGGTGGTGTCTCTGGCGGCGAACTCTCTGCTGCTGTACGTCATCGTGTCCCAGAGGAGCCTCCACTCGCCCATGTACCTCCTCATCGCCGCCATGGCGTGCGTGGACCTGGGCCTCCCGCTGTTCTTTGTCCCCAGCATGCTGCTGAACTTCCTGTTCGGCTGGGGGGGGATCTCTCTGACTGGCTGTCTGCTCCAGATGTTCTCCGTCCACTTCCTGGGCGCTCTGCAGTCCACGCTGCTGCTCTGCATGGCGCTGGACCGATACTTTGCTATTTGCACGCCGCTCATCTACCACAAACACACGTCTGTCCGcaggtttctgtgttttgtaattCCTCTCGTGGTCAGAAACGTGCTGATGGTGTCGCTGGTCGTGATTCTGGCGGGAAACTTGTCCTTCTGCCTCGGTAACGTGGTCGCTCACTGCTTCTGTGAGCACATGGCGCTGGTGGAGCTGGCGTGCGGCGACACGGCCACCAACAGCGCCGTGGGTTTGATCGGCGTGAGTCTGATCCCTGTGGTGgacttcttcttcatcatcacctcctACGTGGTCATCTTCAGCTCCGTGATGCGTTCAGGGAAATCAGGCATTAAAGCTCTTCACACGTGTGTCACACACATCGTGGTCATGGCCGTCAGCCTGACCATCGTCCTCACCGCCTTCCTGGCGTATCGCATCAGGAACCGCCTCCCTGCGTCAGTTCGCATCTTCTTGAGCATCATGTACCTGTTGTTTCCGAGCTGCTTCAACCCGATCATCTACGGCGTCAGAACCTCGGAGATACGACGTCACATCGTCAACATGCTAACACTCCGCCGCTGCGTCGCAGATCTCAGCTAa
- the LOC133003061 gene encoding olfactory receptor 4E2-like: protein MKAAVSFTRCHSRFLENLFCGVSLNSVHVKRIMINATIASYFTLAAYVDSGLLRYLFFTLVLSLYLLILCANTSLIVVICMNRSLHEPMYVFLCSLFVNELYGSTGLFPLLLLQILSDVHTVSRPLCFLQIFCLYSYACVEFFNLAVMSYDRYLAICCPLQYNTRMTQRKITLLITLTWLSASVVCFIPLTLTARLQLCGNIINKVYCDNYYIVKLSCSDTSVNNIYGLAATSFVIVSPVSLIFFSYVRILTVCFSGSKQTRQKALSTCTPHLLSLLNFSFGACFEIMQSRFNMSSVPNLLRIILSLYWLTCQPLFSPLMYGLNMSRIRNICKHLIFASTVFSP from the coding sequence ATGAAGGCAGCGGTGAGTTTCACACGCTGTCACAGTCGTTTCCTCGAGAATCTGTTTTGTGGAGTTTCACTGAATTCAGTTCACGTGAAGAGAATCATGATAAACGCCACCATCGCTTCTTATTTCACTCTGGCTGCTTATGTGGACTCTGGCCTGTTGAGATACTTGTTCTTCACGCTGGTCCTGTCCTTGTACTTGTTGATCCTTTGTGCCAACACGTCTCTGATTGTAGTTATCTGTATGAACAGAAGTCTCCATGAACCTATGTACGTGTTCCTGTGCAGCCTGTTTGTAAATGAACTGTATGGCAGCACAgggttgtttcctctcctcctgctccagatTCTCTCAGACGTTCACACGGTTTCTCGtcctctctgtttcctgcagaTCTTCTGTCTTTATTCTTACGCTTGTGTGGAATTCTTTAATTTAGCCGTGATGTCTTATGACCGATACCTGGCCAtctgttgtcctctgcagtACAACACACGTATGACACAGAGAAAGATCACACTGCTCATTACTCTCACATGGTTGTCGgcctctgttgtgtgttttattccaTTAACACTGACTGCCCGTTTGCAGCTGTgtggaaacatcatcaacaaggTTTACTGTGATAATTATTATATCGTCAAACTGTCGTGTTCCGACACCTCCGTCAACAACATCTACGGACTCGCTGCCACCTCCTTTGTTATCGTGTCTCCTGTGTCGCTGATATTTTTCTCCTACGTGAGGATTTTAACGGTTTGTTTCTCTGGCTCCAAGCAGACGAGACAGAAAGCCCTCAGCACCTGCACCCCCCACCTGCTCTCGCTGCTCAACTTCTCCTTCGGGGCTTGTTTTGAAATCATGCAGAGCAGATTTAACATGAGCAGCGTCCCCAACCTGTTGAGAATCATTTTATCTTTGTACTGGCTCACATGTCAGCCGCTCTTCAGCCCCTTGATGTACGGACTCAACATGTCCAGGATCcgaaacatctgtaaacatctCATCTTTGCTTCAACTGTCTTTTCTCCTTAA
- the LOC133004000 gene encoding olfactory receptor 51G1-like, with amino-acid sequence MINSSRVSHFVLTAYVHTAHFKHMFAVLVLFVYVVILCANVLLIVVICMNRSLHEPMYVFLCSLFVNELYGSTGLFPLLLLQILSDVHTVSRPLCFLQIFCLYTYASVQFSSLCVMSYDRYLAICCPLQYNTRMTSSRVALLIALSWFYPFASILVLVSLSSSLQLCGNVIHKVYCDNYSVVKLSCSDTSVNNLYGIFYTLTTVLLVLLIFYSYMRIIKVCVSGSKQTRQKAVSTVTPHLVSLLNFSCGCFFEIAQNRFDMKHVPNMLRVFLSLYWLTCQPLFNPIMYGLKITKIRITCKHFVIGKT; translated from the coding sequence ATGATAAACTCCTCACGTGTTTCACATTTCGTCCTCACTGCATACGTCCACACTGCACATTTCAAACACATGTTTGCTGTGCTGgtgttgtttgtgtatgttgtgATCCTTTGTGCCAACGTGCTGCTGATTGTAGTTATCTGTATGAACAGAAGTCTCCATGAACCTATGTACGTGTTCCTGTGCAGCCTGTTTGTAAATGAACTGTATGGCAGCACAgggttgtttcctctcctcctgctccagatTCTCTCAGACGTTCACACGGTTTCTCGtcctctctgtttcctgcagaTCTTCTGTTTGTACACGTATGCCAGTGTACAGTTCAGTAGTTTGTGCGTCATGTCGTACGACAGATATCTGGCCAtctgttgtcctctgcagtACAACACACGTATGACCTCTAGTAGAGTCGCCCTGCTCATCGCGTTATCCTGGTTTTATCCATTTGCTTCcattttggttttggtttctCTGAGCTCTTCTCTGCAGCTGTGTGGAAACGTGATTCACAAAGTTTACTGTGATAATTATTCTGTGGTCAAACTCTCCTGCTCTGACACCTCAGTCAACAATCTTTATGGAATATTTTATACTCTCACCACTGTTCTCCTGGTTCTTTTAATCTTTTACTCGTACATGAGGATTATAAAAGTTTGTGTCTCTGGTTCCAAACAGACGAGACAAAAAGCCGTCAGTACCGTCACACCCCACCTGGTGTCGCTGCTCAACTTCTCCTGTGGCTGTTTCTTTGAAATTGCACAAAATCGATTTGATATGAAACATGTGCCAAATATGTTGCGTGTTTTCTTATCATTGTACTGGCTCACGTGTCAGCCGCTGTTTAACCCCATCATGTACGGACTGAAAATCACCAAGATACGCATCACATGTAAACATTTTGTAATTGGTAAAACGTGA